A stretch of Ligilactobacillus faecis DNA encodes these proteins:
- a CDS encoding helix-turn-helix domain-containing protein, whose amino-acid sequence MENSINIGDNIRYYRKKNNYTQEQLAEKSSLSLNFISAVERGAKNITFNNLLLIANALNINISTLVSSIDQPNNSYQIKELDSELKKLPSHEQEKLIQNFIDITQLLGRKH is encoded by the coding sequence ATGGAAAATAGTATTAATATTGGTGACAATATTCGTTACTATCGAAAAAAAAACAACTATACGCAAGAACAACTTGCTGAAAAAAGTTCACTCTCACTTAATTTCATCTCAGCTGTTGAACGTGGCGCTAAAAATATTACCTTTAACAATCTTCTTTTGATCGCAAATGCTTTAAACATCAATATTTCGACTCTTGTTAGCTCCATCGATCAACCAAATAATTCCTATCAGATCAAAGAACTAGACTCTGAACTCAAAAAATTACCTTCACATGAACAAGAAAAACTCATCCAAAATTTTATCGATATTACTCAACTACTTGGTAGAAAACATTAA
- a CDS encoding IS1182 family transposase translates to MYKNYNTSELELDITYSMKLPADHIAVLISHFVDSIPQDILLEDTSHTGRPAFHPAMLLKMTLFAYHESVFSGRKIAKLNQYYLPMMWLSGNTSVSYKTINNFRSSDHAKEIIEKAFVLFTLLLSKNGMLDADEALFIDGTKLEADANRYSFTWKNASDKFEKSLDERVAKTYDELIQHQVDIAISKDMLGSSDAIKELIKGTDLKLDAIEEDIATEPKVIKGGSKNKRARRRLKSIKRKLQTDLLPRKERYERNRKIFQGRNSFSKTDNDATFMRLKEDHMKNGQLKPAYNLQIATSGRFVLHYDIFPNPTDTRTLVPFLKSFTNLELFKYIVADAGYGNEANYQAVTDMFEKIPLMPYPMYQKEQSRKYKKDPRNIKNWTYHAEDDYYTDPDGVVFKFQRYSSSVDKYGFKRNFKVYVADVFQATKELENLAKTPKGYQRTKAINYNWEFFKNSAAEDLSSEKGSKIYARRRTDVETIFGDMKGNFGVRRVHVRGEKAVRNEIGLILLTINISKLWHLFKEIGGGFLKKRSENKHKRKIPDQISQKRDLIRYF, encoded by the coding sequence ATGTATAAAAATTATAACACATCTGAATTAGAATTGGATATCACTTATTCAATGAAATTACCTGCTGATCATATTGCTGTTTTGATCAGTCATTTTGTTGATTCGATCCCCCAAGATATTCTTTTAGAGGACACTTCACATACCGGTCGTCCAGCTTTTCATCCAGCTATGCTTTTAAAAATGACTTTATTTGCTTACCATGAATCCGTCTTTTCTGGTAGAAAGATCGCTAAATTGAATCAATACTATCTTCCAATGATGTGGTTAAGCGGAAATACTTCTGTTAGTTATAAGACTATCAATAACTTCCGGTCAAGTGATCATGCTAAAGAAATCATCGAAAAAGCCTTTGTGCTGTTTACCTTGCTTCTATCTAAAAATGGTATGTTAGATGCCGATGAAGCTTTATTTATTGATGGTACTAAATTAGAAGCTGATGCTAATCGCTATAGTTTTACCTGGAAAAATGCTTCTGATAAGTTTGAAAAGTCGCTTGATGAAAGAGTAGCTAAGACCTATGACGAGCTGATCCAACACCAAGTTGATATCGCTATTTCAAAAGATATGCTGGGGTCCAGTGATGCGATAAAGGAGCTTATTAAGGGGACCGATCTTAAATTAGATGCGATTGAAGAAGATATCGCTACTGAACCTAAAGTCATAAAAGGTGGTTCAAAAAATAAGCGAGCTCGTCGAAGACTAAAAAGCATCAAACGCAAACTCCAAACTGATCTTCTGCCAAGAAAAGAAAGATACGAACGTAATAGGAAGATCTTTCAGGGACGAAATAGCTTCTCAAAAACAGATAATGACGCTACTTTTATGCGTTTAAAGGAAGATCATATGAAAAATGGGCAACTAAAGCCTGCTTACAATTTACAGATCGCGACTAGCGGTCGCTTTGTCCTACATTATGATATATTTCCTAACCCAACGGACACACGGACATTAGTGCCATTTTTAAAATCTTTTACTAACTTAGAACTATTCAAATATATAGTGGCGGACGCTGGATATGGGAATGAAGCTAACTATCAGGCTGTTACTGATATGTTTGAAAAAATTCCCTTGATGCCCTATCCAATGTATCAAAAAGAACAGAGTCGCAAATACAAAAAAGATCCACGCAATATCAAAAATTGGACATATCATGCAGAAGATGATTATTATACAGATCCTGACGGTGTAGTATTTAAGTTTCAAAGATACAGTTCAAGTGTGGACAAATATGGATTCAAAAGAAACTTTAAAGTTTACGTAGCTGATGTTTTCCAGGCCACTAAAGAACTTGAAAACTTAGCTAAGACACCTAAGGGCTATCAGCGAACTAAAGCCATAAATTATAACTGGGAATTTTTTAAAAATAGTGCCGCAGAAGACCTTTCAAGTGAAAAGGGTTCAAAGATCTACGCGAGAAGACGTACAGATGTTGAAACCATTTTCGGAGATATGAAGGGTAATTTTGGCGTACGCCGAGTACATGTTAGAGGAGAGAAAGCAGTTCGAAATGAGATCGGACTGATACTTTTGACGATCAATATATCAAAATTATGGCACCTATTCAAAGAAATAGGGGGAGGATTTTTGAAAAAACGATCCGAAAACAAGCATAAAAGAAAAATACCTGATCAAATTTCTCAAAAACGAGATTTGATCAGGTATTTTTAG
- a CDS encoding AAA family ATPase — protein sequence MDLEKKRNEKLTSYVNSLLPIIYINHFDFEVSADMISKVKMGHEIYEYDTGIGVVDFKTRSIQHEVESLSDFLDNYMELGYEKPTYLVLKDVHNELKDPSVISYLKHIASRNLYTDGYELTVFIVSGQLVIPRELENLITVFDMPMPDSKIIRDIISNYALENELSISNNTLDELTLSLRGMNEFQIRQCLNIAFQQSGTLSVRDKVLFLQQKEQLIKKSGLLEMIPVKEEIEDIGGLVNLKKWLEKKKKIFDNLSKAIRYGVDTPKGIMLVGMPGCGKSLAAKATAKLFDMPLVRLDIGRLLGKYVGESETNMRKALKLAEATSPCVLWIDEIEKAFAGIGSDNSEVTTRLFGQFLTWMQEKDNEVFIVATANDITRLPPEFLRKGRFDELFFVDFPNADERELILQIHLRKRNQERSIDLTKIVKKTEGYNGADLEAIVKAAVEDCFIEGKAFVTENDLLKAQRKIKSISVTLKDKIDLMRKATEKIDLVNASSASVQSEDRNKKLQTKKLSPIGKLVKHDIHLKKASRTTKTDFSNKVNFDKSNFDKMPEWDSVSREWRY from the coding sequence ATGGATCTGGAAAAGAAACGTAATGAAAAGCTGACCTCATATGTTAATTCTTTACTTCCAATAATTTATATCAACCATTTTGATTTTGAAGTTAGTGCAGATATGATCTCAAAAGTTAAAATGGGACATGAGATATATGAATACGATACTGGTATCGGAGTAGTTGATTTTAAAACGCGATCTATTCAGCATGAAGTAGAGAGTTTAAGTGATTTTCTTGACAATTATATGGAGCTTGGGTATGAAAAACCAACTTATTTAGTTTTAAAAGATGTTCATAATGAACTAAAAGATCCCAGTGTGATCTCTTATCTTAAACATATCGCTAGCCGGAATCTTTATACTGATGGATATGAATTAACAGTTTTTATCGTCTCGGGACAATTGGTGATCCCACGAGAACTTGAAAATCTAATAACAGTTTTTGATATGCCTATGCCTGACAGTAAGATCATTCGCGATATAATATCAAATTACGCCTTAGAGAATGAACTATCTATATCAAATAATACATTAGATGAGTTAACACTTTCTTTACGTGGTATGAATGAATTCCAAATACGCCAATGTTTAAATATTGCTTTTCAGCAAAGCGGGACGCTGTCTGTAAGAGATAAGGTATTGTTCTTGCAACAAAAGGAGCAATTGATCAAAAAATCAGGCTTACTAGAGATGATTCCTGTTAAAGAAGAGATCGAAGATATAGGTGGTCTTGTTAATCTCAAAAAATGGTTGGAGAAAAAGAAAAAAATATTTGATAATCTCAGTAAAGCTATACGATATGGGGTTGACACTCCTAAAGGCATAATGCTTGTAGGAATGCCAGGTTGTGGAAAAAGTTTAGCGGCTAAGGCTACTGCAAAGTTATTTGATATGCCGTTAGTCAGATTGGATATTGGACGTTTATTAGGTAAATATGTGGGTGAGTCTGAAACAAATATGCGCAAAGCTTTAAAATTAGCAGAAGCCACGAGCCCATGTGTTTTGTGGATCGATGAGATCGAAAAAGCTTTTGCGGGGATCGGTTCAGATAATAGTGAAGTAACTACCCGTTTATTTGGACAATTTTTGACATGGATGCAGGAAAAAGATAATGAAGTTTTTATTGTTGCTACTGCAAATGATATAACTCGCTTGCCACCTGAATTTTTACGTAAAGGTCGTTTTGATGAACTGTTTTTTGTTGACTTCCCTAATGCGGATGAACGCGAACTGATATTACAAATTCACTTGCGCAAAAGAAATCAAGAGCGAAGTATCGATCTAACTAAAATAGTTAAAAAAACTGAGGGATATAATGGGGCAGATTTAGAAGCTATTGTAAAAGCAGCAGTTGAGGACTGTTTTATTGAAGGTAAGGCTTTTGTAACTGAGAACGATCTGTTAAAAGCACAAAGAAAAATCAAATCGATCTCAGTGACATTAAAAGATAAAATCGATTTGATGCGAAAAGCAACGGAAAAGATCGATCTAGTGAATGCAAGTAGTGCTTCAGTTCAAAGTGAAGATAGGAATAAAAAGTTACAGACTAAGAAATTATCACCTATAGGTAAACTAGTTAAGCATGATATTCATTTAAAAAAGGCATCTCGAACAACAAAGACCGATTTTAGCAACAAAGTTAATTTCGATAAAAGTAATTTCGATAAAATGCCTGAATGGGATAGCGTAAGTAGAGAATGGAGGTATTAG
- a CDS encoding IS3 family transposase: protein MIKELRHEFGFSLTEILPYTTIKRSTFYYQAHRHENKDNQELLQVIKNIKQHNPGYGYRPVTDELHRRGIKANHKRVSRLMRENGLLSLMYNRQTRKYDSSIGPQGKKAMNRLNRRFNTDRPYQKMVTDVSEYRYGNMSQDEKVYLSPIKDLCTGEIVSYNISDHPTTDFVMKPLIELINKRPTLDYRMTVHSDQGIQYQTNIWRQTLKKHHIFQSMSRRATCLDNASMESFFHTMKTELYYDHHYQTKQELIKAMKEWIVYYNQYRIRHKLKGKTPIEYRNLALGKIA, encoded by the coding sequence ATCATCAAAGAACTAAGGCACGAATTCGGATTTAGCTTAACGGAGATCTTACCATACACCACCATCAAGCGGAGTACGTTCTATTACCAAGCACATCGTCATGAAAATAAAGATAATCAAGAATTACTTCAAGTCATTAAGAACATCAAACAACATAATCCTGGCTATGGATATCGACCAGTGACAGATGAGCTACACCGCCGTGGAATCAAAGCTAATCATAAACGAGTTAGCCGTCTGATGCGTGAAAATGGGCTGTTGTCACTAATGTATAATCGTCAAACCCGTAAATACGATTCATCGATCGGCCCTCAAGGTAAGAAGGCCATGAATCGGTTAAATCGACGTTTTAACACTGATCGTCCTTATCAGAAAATGGTAACTGATGTGAGTGAATATCGCTATGGTAATATGAGCCAGGATGAAAAGGTTTATCTTTCGCCAATTAAAGACCTGTGTACTGGTGAAATCGTTAGTTATAATATTAGCGATCACCCGACTACTGATTTTGTGATGAAACCATTGATCGAGCTAATTAATAAGCGGCCCACGCTTGACTACCGCATGACTGTTCATAGTGACCAAGGCATCCAATATCAAACAAATATATGGCGCCAGACACTAAAGAAGCACCATATTTTCCAAAGCATGTCACGACGGGCAACTTGTTTAGACAATGCATCAATGGAGAGCTTCTTTCATACCATGAAAACTGAATTGTATTATGATCATCATTATCAGACCAAACAAGAATTGATCAAAGCAATGAAGGAGTGGATCGTATATTACAACCAATATCGAATAAGGCACAAATTAAAAGGCAAGACGCCGATTGAATATCGGAATCTTGCCTTAGGAAAAATTGCCTAA
- a CDS encoding acyltransferase family protein, translating to MRIKWFSLIRITGLICVLLYHFFQMRYTGGFIGVDIFFTFSGYLITALALDEFSRKKSFALRDFYYRRVMRILPPLVLMICLVMPFTLLVGQDYITDLTRQVTSALSFSTNIFEIKTGGTYESRFIPHLFVHTWSLAIEVQFYLVWGFVIYLLAKFTPTLAQLRKRVFVSSGLLACGGALAMYLGAQRLTEFSPIYFSSVTHIFPFFIGSMLGAIAGIKELLPAFSQTVAKHWTKNRALIFMAANLLGLFVLAYFLRFDRRETYMYGFIGASLLAAGAIFGANVLHRKTPDTKEPQLFVYLADISYSVYLFHWPLYVIFSKQFSNGLAALLTTILSVGFASFSYYFLEPLLRGKSVSLFNQTLTFKQILAPFGVCLTLGVSFVIYLCLQAPTVSSLERNLMLGSIAQDASKLEQLYAKATAPKVEPKTTNEADTQIPAGTTIIGDSVTLGSRSYLLEHMSDVEIDAEGNRTMNLAYDVLMNLQNTGQLRQNVVICIGTNSLDDYQEQTQKVIDDLKPGHRLIFITPHDGHADSSYNSYKLGVWERTLPAKYKFITIGDWDKVARAHPELFEGTDGTHFGGREEAMKLYLECIQDALQRAQKTPVKK from the coding sequence ATGAGAATCAAATGGTTTAGCTTGATCCGGATCACGGGTCTGATCTGTGTCCTCTTATATCACTTTTTCCAAATGCGCTATACTGGAGGCTTTATCGGAGTTGATATCTTCTTCACCTTTTCTGGCTATTTGATCACGGCTTTAGCGCTCGATGAGTTTAGCCGTAAAAAGAGCTTTGCCTTGCGCGATTTTTATTATCGGCGGGTGATGCGGATCTTACCGCCGTTAGTGCTCATGATCTGTTTAGTCATGCCGTTTACGCTTTTAGTCGGTCAAGATTACATCACCGATCTGACACGCCAAGTAACGTCAGCGTTGAGTTTTTCGACTAATATCTTTGAGATCAAAACAGGTGGAACGTATGAATCGCGCTTTATCCCACACCTTTTTGTGCATACATGGTCACTTGCGATCGAAGTTCAATTCTATCTTGTTTGGGGCTTTGTCATCTATCTGTTAGCTAAATTTACCCCGACCCTTGCACAATTACGCAAGCGTGTTTTTGTTAGCTCCGGGCTGTTAGCTTGCGGGGGTGCTTTAGCGATGTATCTAGGAGCACAACGCTTGACGGAATTTTCACCGATCTATTTTTCAAGCGTGACTCATATCTTCCCGTTCTTTATCGGGAGCATGTTAGGGGCGATCGCAGGGATCAAAGAGCTGTTGCCAGCATTTAGCCAAACAGTCGCCAAACATTGGACTAAAAACCGGGCTCTTATCTTTATGGCAGCCAACTTGTTGGGACTCTTTGTCTTAGCGTACTTTTTACGCTTTGATCGACGCGAGACGTATATGTATGGCTTTATCGGAGCTAGTCTTTTAGCCGCCGGCGCGATCTTTGGCGCTAACGTCTTACACCGTAAGACACCAGATACAAAAGAACCCCAGCTTTTTGTTTATTTGGCCGATATCAGTTACAGCGTCTATCTGTTCCACTGGCCGCTCTATGTGATCTTTTCTAAGCAATTCAGCAATGGGCTCGCAGCGCTTTTAACTACGATCTTATCGGTCGGATTTGCTAGTTTTTCGTACTATTTCTTAGAACCGTTGCTCCGTGGCAAATCAGTCTCGCTTTTCAACCAGACGTTAACGTTCAAACAGATCTTAGCTCCGTTTGGGGTCTGTTTGACACTTGGGGTCAGCTTTGTGATCTATTTATGTTTACAAGCTCCAACTGTTTCATCGCTTGAACGAAATCTCATGTTAGGTTCGATCGCGCAAGATGCTAGTAAACTCGAACAGCTTTACGCAAAAGCGACAGCCCCGAAAGTCGAGCCTAAAACGACTAACGAGGCTGATACGCAGATCCCCGCGGGAACGACGATCATCGGCGATAGTGTGACGCTTGGGAGTCGGAGCTATTTGTTAGAGCATATGTCAGATGTTGAGATCGATGCTGAAGGAAATCGCACGATGAATTTAGCTTACGATGTTTTGATGAATTTGCAAAATACAGGGCAGTTACGGCAAAATGTCGTGATCTGTATCGGAACGAACTCGTTAGATGATTATCAAGAGCAGACCCAAAAGGTGATCGATGATCTCAAACCAGGTCACCGGTTGATCTTTATCACCCCGCATGATGGGCATGCCGATTCATCGTATAACTCATATAAACTAGGTGTTTGGGAACGGACTTTGCCAGCCAAATATAAATTTATTACGATCGGCGATTGGGATAAAGTCGCTCGCGCTCATCCAGAGCTTTTTGAAGGAACAGACGGGACACACTTTGGTGGACGGGAAGAAGCGATGAAACTTTATCTTGAATGTATCCAAGATGCTTTGCAGCGTGCGCAAAAGACACCAGTCAAAAAATAA
- a CDS encoding helix-turn-helix domain-containing protein, which produces MTKFSFEVKLKAVQMYLAGIGSATIARRLGIKRKMSVQTWVARYRKYGIQGLEIRSPKFDYDGNFKLKVLNWRKQHKASYPQTALQFDISNPGTIANWQRKLNERGIEALFTRRGRANHMTTNHNQQARKQLSELERLKAENRALKVENEYLKKLEALVQRRGQSKKNIKSSKN; this is translated from the coding sequence ATGACTAAATTTAGTTTTGAAGTTAAACTTAAAGCTGTTCAAATGTATTTAGCTGGAATTGGTTCAGCGACTATTGCTCGAAGATTAGGTATTAAAAGGAAAATGTCTGTACAGACATGGGTTGCTCGTTATCGAAAATATGGGATTCAAGGCTTAGAAATTCGTTCACCAAAATTTGATTATGATGGTAATTTTAAGCTGAAAGTCTTAAACTGGAGAAAACAACACAAAGCCTCGTATCCACAAACAGCACTCCAATTTGATATTAGTAATCCCGGGACAATCGCTAATTGGCAGAGAAAGCTTAATGAACGTGGTATTGAGGCCTTGTTTACTAGAAGAGGACGGGCAAACCACATGACTACCAACCATAATCAACAAGCTAGGAAACAATTATCAGAATTAGAGCGCTTAAAGGCTGAGAATCGGGCTTTGAAAGTGGAGAACGAATATCTAAAAAAACTCGAAGCCTTAGTTCAACGTCGCGGACAGTCAAAGAAGAATATCAAATCATCAAAGAACTAA
- a CDS encoding membrane-binding protein, protein MQRRKKWILLGSSILIIGCILVTFLYGTSPKEEVIKFQDGTVYRGTTKEGKLVSGVLRFKNGDTYQGGFKDGHFEGKGVYRSHAGWTFEGHFHQGVADGQGALKKAGKVLQTGKYDKGAYQKK, encoded by the coding sequence ATGCAGAGGAGAAAAAAGTGGATCTTGCTTGGATCCAGCATTTTGATCATCGGCTGTATCCTAGTGACGTTTCTTTACGGCACAAGCCCTAAAGAAGAAGTCATAAAGTTTCAAGATGGTACAGTCTATCGAGGCACGACGAAAGAAGGCAAGCTCGTGTCTGGGGTCTTACGTTTTAAAAATGGTGATACATATCAAGGTGGCTTTAAAGACGGTCACTTTGAAGGCAAAGGTGTTTACCGCTCACATGCTGGCTGGACTTTTGAAGGGCATTTCCACCAAGGGGTCGCTGATGGCCAAGGTGCTTTGAAAAAAGCAGGCAAAGTCCTCCAAACGGGTAAATATGATAAAGGGGCGTATCAGAAAAAATGA
- a CDS encoding cupin domain-containing protein produces the protein MAYIKNLQQAKVLDLKKEVPVEEEQILSKTLVQREDLGVTIFSLDTDEEIPVHTAPGDAMVNVLSGEALITIAEQEYLVKAGETIVMPANIPHALYAKKAFQMLLVVVKPEVDK, from the coding sequence ATGGCATATATCAAGAATTTACAACAGGCTAAAGTGCTTGACTTAAAAAAAGAAGTACCAGTCGAAGAAGAACAGATCCTCTCCAAAACACTCGTGCAACGCGAAGATCTAGGTGTGACGATCTTTTCTTTAGATACAGATGAAGAGATCCCCGTACATACTGCTCCAGGCGATGCGATGGTCAATGTCTTATCAGGCGAGGCTTTGATCACGATCGCCGAGCAAGAATACTTAGTTAAAGCTGGCGAAACGATCGTGATGCCAGCTAATATCCCACATGCGCTTTACGCAAAAAAGGCATTTCAAATGTTGCTCGTCGTAGTAAAACCAGAGGTAGACAAATGA
- a CDS encoding zinc ribbon domain-containing protein, translating to MEEKQYCTNCGAQMDPNASVCVTCGVNKGKIKKYCAHCGKPVTPEQDVCTNCGEPLTSRLDFSKGKEAFKNLGDKALRETGNLAELASKKTGKKIKPSYLIGGLVAVVTVVIVTIMFMMPKNLNGTYTAKTTFLGIEVTGSYNFEGEKFTNKVGEEEVHGTYRIKDNELILKPTNGVSLKGRVSDDKKTVTVNGVEYKKDESN from the coding sequence ATGGAGGAAAAACAATATTGTACTAATTGTGGGGCACAAATGGATCCGAATGCTTCGGTTTGTGTCACTTGTGGTGTCAATAAGGGGAAAATAAAAAAATATTGTGCTCATTGTGGTAAACCAGTGACGCCAGAACAAGATGTTTGTACAAACTGTGGCGAGCCGTTAACAAGTCGACTTGATTTTTCAAAAGGAAAAGAAGCATTTAAAAATCTTGGCGACAAAGCTTTAAGGGAAACTGGCAATTTAGCCGAGCTTGCTAGTAAAAAGACGGGAAAAAAGATCAAGCCTTCTTATTTGATCGGTGGGCTCGTTGCTGTAGTAACTGTTGTGATCGTTACAATAATGTTTATGATGCCGAAAAATCTAAATGGTACATATACGGCTAAGACAACATTTTTGGGGATCGAAGTTACAGGTTCTTATAACTTTGAAGGTGAAAAATTCACTAATAAAGTTGGAGAAGAAGAAGTTCATGGGACTTATCGGATCAAAGATAATGAATTGATCCTTAAACCGACAAATGGTGTTAGTCTCAAAGGACGAGTCTCTGATGATAAAAAAACTGTTACGGTAAATGGGGTTGAATATAAAAAAGATGAAAGTAACTAA
- a CDS encoding acetate kinase, with the protein MKLELLDLVKYHEHQIASRSLSKKLDLKEQLMIYAFDQGESISQESSAQTKLLEVLEGKLEVNFADGTKETLQALELLTIPATKKHGLLALEPCKFIQLEL; encoded by the coding sequence ATGAAATTAGAGCTCTTAGATCTAGTCAAATATCATGAACATCAGATCGCCAGCCGGTCGCTGTCAAAAAAGCTCGACCTTAAAGAGCAATTGATGATCTATGCCTTTGATCAAGGTGAGAGCATCAGCCAAGAAAGTAGCGCTCAAACAAAATTGTTAGAAGTTTTAGAAGGCAAACTCGAAGTGAATTTTGCCGATGGTACGAAAGAAACGCTCCAAGCTTTAGAGTTGTTGACGATCCCAGCCACAAAAAAACATGGCTTATTAGCACTTGAACCATGTAAATTCATTCAGTTAGAGCTGTAA
- a CDS encoding NUDIX hydrolase produces the protein MGIPEYVKQIRQKIGHDRLLLAGACVILEDEAGRILLQQRTSGKWGLPGGLLELGETLAETAIREVKEETGLIVTELKQLHTFSGPFAYATLANQDKIYMVTTLYHVLAYQGTLHPDKEETLQLRFFAYDALPQKMEKNYVRYLEYYQKSLRNN, from the coding sequence ATGGGCATTCCAGAATATGTCAAACAGATCCGGCAAAAGATCGGGCATGACCGCTTATTACTAGCTGGAGCGTGTGTGATCTTAGAAGATGAAGCGGGGCGCATTTTATTGCAGCAACGCACTTCAGGCAAGTGGGGGCTACCAGGTGGACTTTTAGAATTAGGTGAGACCTTAGCTGAAACGGCGATCCGCGAGGTCAAAGAAGAAACAGGGTTGATAGTGACAGAGCTTAAGCAACTTCACACTTTTTCAGGACCTTTTGCGTATGCGACGCTAGCTAATCAAGATAAAATCTATATGGTCACGACACTATATCATGTTTTAGCTTATCAAGGCACATTACATCCTGATAAAGAAGAGACTTTGCAGTTGCGCTTTTTTGCCTACGATGCCTTACCACAAAAGATGGAAAAAAATTATGTAAGATACCTAGAATACTACCAAAAGTCACTAAGAAATAATTGA